A single region of the Arthrobacter sp. zg-Y820 genome encodes:
- the nhaA gene encoding Na+/H+ antiporter NhaA has translation MAPEQQSQPDDGTPAPPPASGSTVLGRSSYPEVLRIQAILRKETVGGILLLIATVAALIWANSPASGSYFAIRDFEFGYEPWHLKLSVGEWAADGLLAVFFFLVGLELKREFVAGDLRQFSKAIVPVAAAAGGVVVPALIYVAVNLVAGSDGLRGWAIPTATDIAFALAVLAVISSHLPSALRIFLLTLAVVDDLLAITIIAFFYTEDLHLLYLAIMLVPLGLFLYLAQSKSRILAAHPASAWLILLPLGLVVWALMHVSGVHATVAGVLLGFCIPVLRRDPYGKPVQPGPGKPGLAEIFEHRFRPLSAGFAVPVFAFFSAGVAIGGFSGLGSALADPVAVGILAGLVAGKPLGILATTWLITTATKARLDASVKWIDLLGIGILAGIGFTVSLLVNDLSFDPGTEHNDHAKVAILAASVTAAVLASILLRIRNRHYRTVEDAESRDADDDGIPDVYEDDDGGR, from the coding sequence ATGGCACCGGAGCAGCAGAGCCAGCCCGACGACGGCACTCCGGCGCCGCCGCCCGCCAGCGGCAGCACGGTCCTGGGCCGGTCCAGCTATCCGGAAGTCCTGCGCATCCAGGCGATCCTGCGCAAGGAAACGGTCGGCGGCATCCTGCTGCTGATCGCCACGGTGGCGGCGCTCATCTGGGCCAACTCCCCGGCGTCGGGCTCCTATTTCGCCATCCGTGACTTTGAATTCGGCTATGAGCCCTGGCACCTGAAGCTCAGCGTCGGCGAGTGGGCCGCCGACGGGCTGCTGGCCGTCTTCTTCTTCCTGGTGGGGCTGGAGCTGAAGCGCGAGTTCGTCGCCGGCGACCTGCGCCAGTTCAGCAAGGCGATAGTGCCGGTGGCCGCGGCGGCGGGCGGCGTCGTCGTTCCCGCGCTGATCTACGTGGCGGTGAATCTGGTGGCGGGCTCGGACGGGCTGCGTGGCTGGGCCATTCCCACCGCCACCGACATCGCGTTTGCCCTGGCCGTGCTGGCGGTGATCAGCTCGCACCTGCCCTCGGCGCTGCGGATCTTCCTGCTGACCCTGGCCGTGGTCGATGATCTGCTGGCGATCACCATCATCGCGTTCTTCTACACCGAGGACCTGCACCTGCTCTATCTGGCGATCATGCTGGTGCCGCTGGGCCTGTTCCTGTACCTGGCGCAGAGCAAGTCGCGGATTCTCGCCGCCCATCCGGCGTCCGCCTGGCTGATCCTGCTGCCGCTGGGGCTGGTGGTGTGGGCGCTGATGCACGTTTCCGGGGTGCATGCCACGGTGGCCGGGGTGCTGCTGGGCTTCTGCATTCCGGTGCTGCGCCGCGACCCGTACGGCAAGCCCGTGCAGCCGGGACCGGGCAAGCCGGGGCTGGCGGAGATTTTCGAGCACCGGTTCCGGCCGCTGTCCGCCGGTTTCGCGGTGCCGGTGTTTGCGTTCTTTTCCGCCGGCGTCGCGATCGGAGGTTTCAGCGGCCTGGGCTCGGCGCTGGCCGATCCGGTGGCGGTCGGCATTCTGGCCGGGCTGGTGGCCGGCAAGCCGCTGGGCATCCTGGCCACCACCTGGCTGATCACCACCGCCACCAAGGCCCGGCTCGATGCCAGCGTGAAGTGGATCGACCTGCTCGGCATCGGGATCCTGGCCGGCATCGGCTTCACCGTGTCGCTGCTGGTCAACGACCTCAGCTTCGATCCCGGCACCGAGCACAATGACCACGCGAAGGTCGCCATCCTCGCCGCGTCGGTCACCGCTGCGGTGCTGGCCTCCATCCTGCTGCGGATCCGCAACCGGCATTACCGGACTGTGGAGGACGCGGAGTCCCGGGACGCGGACGACGACGGGATTCCGGATGTTTACGAGGACGACGACGGCGGGCGGTAG
- a CDS encoding signal peptidase I, with product MSGRRKAEVKASPLSFIGTCVSYIALCLATLAALALVVVPMLTGSQTYSVLTSSMAPKYAPGTFLVVKPIPFEELRIGDVITYQIESGSPAVITHRITAISAEQSGETVFTTKGDNNDVEDELPVREIQVKGKLFYAVPFVGFIANGLGNSDRGAIAQWGAFALMGYGVVALVRGALAKKRNNDDGGSTEGPTEQGPDDDTIFPSFGSSTDSGSDFLEHGDPILTDCDGCDHDHSRENTSTRHRVETRKHATVS from the coding sequence ATGAGCGGTCGCAGGAAAGCGGAAGTCAAAGCCAGCCCCCTGAGCTTCATCGGCACCTGTGTCAGCTACATCGCGCTTTGCCTCGCAACCCTGGCTGCCCTCGCCCTGGTTGTCGTTCCGATGCTCACCGGCTCACAGACCTACAGCGTCCTCACCAGCTCCATGGCCCCGAAGTACGCACCGGGAACCTTCCTCGTGGTCAAGCCCATTCCCTTCGAGGAATTGCGCATCGGCGACGTCATCACCTACCAGATTGAATCCGGCTCTCCCGCCGTCATCACCCACCGCATCACCGCCATCAGCGCGGAGCAGAGTGGAGAAACGGTTTTCACCACCAAGGGCGACAACAACGACGTTGAAGACGAACTGCCCGTGCGTGAAATCCAGGTCAAGGGAAAGCTCTTCTACGCGGTCCCGTTTGTCGGCTTCATTGCCAACGGCCTGGGCAACTCCGACCGCGGTGCGATTGCCCAATGGGGCGCCTTTGCCCTGATGGGATACGGAGTGGTTGCTCTGGTCCGCGGTGCCCTGGCCAAGAAGCGCAATAACGACGACGGCGGGTCCACGGAAGGCCCGACCGAGCAGGGACCCGACGACGACACAATCTTCCCCAGCTTCGGTTCTTCCACTGACAGCGGCTCCGATTTCCTCGAGCACGGCGATCCCATCCTGACGGACTGTGACGGCTGTGACCACGACCATTCTCGCGAGAACACCTCAACCCGCCACCGTGTCGAAACTCGAAAGCACGCCACCGTCTCATGA
- the mfd gene encoding transcription-repair coupling factor yields MSLNGLRAALAEDPSYARVRTLASRTPERRSEDMQIGAPQGMRAALLAEMVDGLAAAADDAGTGNAATAPPVVLAITATGREAEDLAAALRSYLPLAGIEEFPSWETLPHERLSPRSDTVGRRLSVLRRLAHPEGHPISVIVAPVRAVVQPLVAGLGDLQPVSLKVGEERQFDAVVKALSEAAYARVDMVSHRGEFAVRGGILDVFPPTEDHPIRIDFFGDEVDSMRWFAVADQRTLTGPNVTHPTELFAPPCREILITPSVMSRAAKLQGSMPAAADMLEKIAGGIAVEGMESLAPVLVDEMVPLMGELPAGSLSVVIEPEKVRARAHDLAATNEEFLAAAWATASDGGSAPLDLSAGISADLEAASFRSLTDTRSAALANSVGWWSITSFNPDDETVLDIDTLTINAREPRGYQGDVAEMMEFIGSRVRDAWRVVVVTEGPGPAARLAELFRDNDIPASLTESVDTEPVPGIISITTASAGRGYVLDGLKTGLLTEADLLGRASAYSTRDMRKMPSKRRNAVDPLQLHEGDFVVHEQHGVGKFVELIQRATGAGASKTVREYLVLEYAPAKRGGPGDRLFVPTDQLDQITRYVGGETPVLSKMGGSDWAKTKSRARKAVKEIAGELIRLYSARMASKGHAFAKDTPWQRELEEAFPYVETPDQLTTINEVKADMEKEVPMDRLVSGDVGYGKTEIAVRAAFKAVQDGKQVAVLVPTTLLAQQHMETFGERFSGFPVRVDSLSRFQTSKQAKETIEGVKNGSVDVVIGTHRLLSQEVQFKDLGLVIVDEEQRFGVEHKEALKKMRTNVDVLAMSATPIPRTLEMSLTGIRETSTLATPPEERHPVLTYVGPYTDRQASAAIRRELMREGQVFFVHNRVSSIDGTAARLRELVPEARIAVAHGQMGESKLEQIIVDFWEKRFDVLVCTTIIETGLDISNANTLIVDRADHFGLSQLHQLRGRVGRGRERAYAYFLYPSEKPLGEVALERLKAVATHNELGAGMQLAMKDLEIRGAGNLLGGEQSGHIAGVGFDLYIRLVGEAVADYRGEAEEKAAEMKIELPVNAHLPHDYVPGERLRLEAYRKLASALTHEAIDEVLAELVDRYGEPPQAVQNLIEVAQFRVNAREAGLTDVALQGNFIKFAPADLPESRTMRLQRLFPGAQVKPALNAVLVPKPKTARIGGRDLVDAEILAWAQKVVDAVFKD; encoded by the coding sequence ATGAGTCTGAACGGACTGCGCGCCGCACTGGCCGAAGACCCGTCCTACGCACGGGTGCGAACCCTCGCTTCGCGCACCCCCGAGCGCCGCAGCGAAGACATGCAGATCGGCGCCCCGCAGGGGATGCGCGCGGCGCTGCTGGCGGAAATGGTCGACGGGCTCGCCGCTGCGGCCGACGACGCCGGCACCGGCAACGCGGCCACGGCACCGCCGGTGGTGCTGGCCATCACCGCGACGGGCCGCGAGGCCGAGGACCTGGCCGCCGCGCTGCGCTCCTACCTGCCGCTGGCCGGGATCGAGGAATTTCCGTCCTGGGAAACCCTGCCGCATGAACGGCTCTCGCCGCGCTCGGACACCGTGGGTCGGCGGCTGTCGGTGCTGCGCCGGCTCGCCCATCCCGAGGGCCATCCGATCTCCGTGATCGTGGCCCCGGTGCGCGCCGTCGTGCAGCCGCTCGTTGCCGGGCTCGGCGACCTGCAGCCGGTGTCCCTGAAAGTGGGGGAGGAGCGGCAGTTCGACGCCGTCGTCAAGGCCCTCTCCGAAGCCGCCTACGCGCGGGTGGACATGGTCTCGCACCGCGGCGAGTTCGCCGTCCGCGGCGGCATCCTGGATGTCTTTCCGCCCACCGAGGACCATCCCATCCGGATCGACTTCTTCGGCGACGAGGTGGATTCGATGCGCTGGTTCGCCGTCGCCGACCAGCGCACCCTCACCGGGCCGAACGTCACGCATCCCACCGAACTGTTTGCGCCGCCGTGCCGCGAAATCCTCATCACCCCCTCGGTGATGAGCCGTGCCGCGAAGCTGCAGGGCTCCATGCCCGCGGCCGCCGACATGCTGGAGAAGATCGCCGGCGGCATCGCCGTCGAGGGGATGGAATCCCTGGCCCCGGTCCTGGTCGATGAGATGGTTCCGCTGATGGGCGAGCTGCCCGCCGGATCGCTCTCCGTCGTGATCGAACCAGAGAAGGTCCGCGCCCGCGCGCACGACCTCGCCGCCACCAACGAGGAGTTCCTCGCCGCCGCCTGGGCCACGGCGTCCGACGGCGGTTCCGCGCCGCTGGATCTGTCCGCCGGCATCAGCGCCGATCTGGAGGCCGCCAGCTTCCGGTCCCTGACCGACACCCGGTCCGCGGCGCTGGCCAACTCCGTGGGCTGGTGGTCCATCACCTCCTTCAACCCCGACGACGAAACCGTCCTGGATATCGACACCCTGACCATCAACGCCCGTGAACCGCGCGGTTACCAGGGCGACGTGGCGGAAATGATGGAGTTCATCGGCTCCCGGGTCCGCGACGCCTGGCGCGTCGTCGTCGTCACCGAGGGTCCCGGCCCGGCCGCGCGGCTGGCCGAGCTGTTCCGGGACAACGACATTCCGGCGTCGCTCACGGAGTCGGTGGACACCGAGCCGGTGCCGGGGATCATCTCCATCACCACCGCCAGCGCCGGCCGCGGCTATGTCTTAGACGGGCTGAAGACCGGCCTGCTGACCGAGGCCGACCTGCTGGGCCGGGCCAGCGCCTACTCCACCCGGGACATGCGCAAGATGCCCTCGAAGCGGCGCAACGCCGTCGACCCCCTGCAGCTGCACGAGGGCGACTTTGTGGTGCACGAGCAGCACGGCGTGGGCAAGTTTGTGGAGCTCATCCAGCGGGCCACCGGCGCCGGTGCCAGCAAGACCGTGCGCGAGTACCTGGTGCTCGAATACGCGCCGGCGAAGCGCGGCGGCCCCGGCGACCGGCTGTTTGTGCCCACCGACCAGCTGGACCAGATCACCCGCTACGTGGGCGGGGAAACCCCGGTGCTGTCCAAGATGGGCGGCTCGGACTGGGCCAAGACCAAGTCCCGGGCGCGCAAGGCGGTCAAGGAGATTGCCGGCGAGCTGATCCGGCTCTACTCGGCCCGGATGGCGTCCAAGGGGCATGCGTTCGCGAAGGACACCCCCTGGCAACGCGAGCTGGAGGAGGCGTTCCCGTATGTGGAAACTCCGGACCAGCTGACCACGATCAACGAGGTCAAGGCGGACATGGAGAAGGAAGTTCCCATGGACCGGCTGGTCTCCGGCGACGTGGGCTACGGCAAGACCGAGATCGCTGTGCGCGCCGCGTTCAAGGCGGTGCAGGACGGCAAGCAGGTGGCCGTGCTGGTGCCCACCACGCTGCTGGCCCAGCAGCACATGGAAACCTTCGGCGAACGCTTCTCCGGGTTCCCGGTCCGGGTGGATTCGCTGTCCCGGTTCCAGACCTCCAAGCAGGCCAAGGAAACCATTGAGGGCGTGAAGAACGGGTCCGTTGACGTGGTCATCGGCACGCACCGGCTGCTCTCGCAGGAGGTCCAGTTCAAGGACCTGGGCCTGGTGATCGTGGATGAGGAGCAGCGCTTCGGCGTCGAGCACAAGGAAGCGCTGAAGAAGATGCGCACCAACGTGGACGTCCTGGCGATGAGCGCCACCCCGATTCCGCGCACGCTCGAGATGTCGCTGACCGGCATCCGGGAAACCTCCACGCTGGCCACCCCGCCGGAGGAGCGCCATCCGGTGCTGACCTACGTGGGCCCGTACACGGACCGGCAGGCGTCCGCCGCGATCCGCCGCGAGCTGATGCGCGAGGGGCAGGTGTTCTTCGTGCACAACCGGGTGTCGTCGATCGACGGCACCGCCGCGCGCCTGCGCGAGCTGGTCCCGGAGGCGCGCATCGCCGTCGCGCACGGGCAGATGGGCGAGTCCAAGCTTGAGCAGATCATCGTGGACTTCTGGGAAAAGCGCTTTGACGTGCTGGTGTGCACCACCATCATCGAAACCGGGCTGGACATTTCCAACGCCAACACGCTGATCGTGGACCGCGCCGACCACTTCGGCCTGTCCCAGCTGCACCAGCTGCGCGGCCGCGTGGGCCGCGGCCGGGAGCGTGCCTACGCGTACTTCCTGTATCCGTCGGAGAAGCCGCTGGGCGAGGTGGCGCTGGAACGGTTGAAGGCCGTGGCCACTCACAACGAGCTCGGCGCCGGCATGCAGCTGGCGATGAAGGACCTGGAGATCCGCGGGGCCGGCAACCTGCTCGGCGGGGAACAGTCCGGGCACATTGCCGGCGTCGGCTTTGACCTCTACATCCGGCTGGTCGGCGAGGCCGTGGCGGATTACCGCGGCGAGGCCGAGGAGAAGGCAGCGGAGATGAAGATCGAGCTTCCGGTCAACGCGCACCTGCCGCACGACTACGTGCCGGGGGAACGGCTGCGCCTGGAGGCCTACCGCAAGCTGGCCTCAGCTCTCACCCACGAGGCGATCGACGAGGTGCTGGCGGAACTGGTGGACCGCTACGGCGAGCCGCCGCAGGCCGTGCAGAACCTGATCGAGGTGGCCCAGTTCCGGGTCAACGCCCGCGAGGCCGGACTGACGGACGTGGCGCTGCAGGGGAACTTCATCAAGTTCGCCCCGGCGGACCTGCCCGAATCGCGGACCATGCGCCTGCAGCGGCTGTTCCCGGGCGCCCAGGTGAAGCCGGCGCTGAACGCGGTGCTGGTGCCCAAGCCCAAGACCGCGCGGATCGGCGGGCGGGACCTGGTCGACGCCGAGATCCTGGCCTGGGCGCAGAAGGTCGTGGACGCGGTGTTCAAGGACTAG
- a CDS encoding DUF2505 domain-containing protein, whose product MALNASTTLPHDVRTVTDTFASEDFLRSISEHVGGALVSVSVDGDTTGPFVLTAVRTLPTDRLPDIAKKFVGASLTVTQTEKWAAPAADGSREASVDLSVGGVPLKVNATQRLVAVGGGTRVDVDGKVSSSIPFLGDKIAQQAEPMIGKALTLQAGQAGKWIESRKA is encoded by the coding sequence ATGGCTTTGAACGCCTCGACCACCCTGCCCCACGACGTCCGCACGGTTACGGACACGTTCGCCAGCGAGGACTTCCTGCGCAGTATCAGCGAGCATGTGGGCGGCGCCCTCGTGTCGGTCAGCGTCGACGGCGACACGACCGGCCCGTTTGTGCTCACCGCCGTGCGCACCCTGCCGACGGACCGGCTGCCGGACATCGCCAAGAAGTTTGTCGGCGCCTCGCTGACTGTGACGCAGACGGAAAAGTGGGCGGCTCCGGCTGCCGACGGCTCCCGCGAGGCGTCGGTGGACCTCTCGGTGGGCGGCGTGCCGCTGAAGGTCAACGCCACGCAGCGCCTGGTCGCCGTCGGCGGCGGCACCCGCGTGGACGTGGACGGCAAGGTCAGCTCCTCGATTCCGTTCCTGGGCGACAAGATTGCCCAGCAGGCTGAACCCATGATCGGCAAGGCCCTGACCCTCCAGGCCGGCCAGGCCGGCAAGTGGATCGAAAGCCGCAAGGCCTGA
- a CDS encoding M28 family metallopeptidase, giving the protein MKTQRTLRGAALAAAVVLAAGTAAPVYAAEIDAAEVNGAGVGGAGYGSGQHPGKGKPGYGKPGKPGKPEYGKPGYGKPGKPGYGKPVKDESAKLRSKVTVKNVFEHLEELQEAADVNGGNRAAGTPGYEASAQYIESELRRAGYRPVRQEFTYGQFELLGEALEQTAPTPTVYTAGTDFTTMTFSGAGDVTAAVTPVDINLAGDRVNTSGCEPEDFIGFAAGDIALLQRGECDFAVKVQNAADAGAAGAVLFNQGNTEERSGILNGTLGAEAAIPAVSATFALGEALAGTPGAELRIAVDSAVQVINSFNVLADTRTGDPERTVVVGAHLDSVAEGPGINDNGSGSAAVLETAVQLAKNAKKNPLENRVRFAFWGSEEDSLIGSNHYVSQLDEAGIAGTLANLNFDMVGSPNFVRFVYDGDGDAFDLAGPEGSAEIESVFEEYFASQSLESAPTEFSGRSDYSAFITAGIPAGGLFSGAEDIKTEEEAALFGGTAGEAYDSCYHQACDDLGNVSWTALDQMSDAVAHSVLTFARTEADLRGGAGVDAQQRTAPAGPELQYRGDVLVK; this is encoded by the coding sequence ATGAAAACACAACGAACACTCCGCGGCGCTGCGCTCGCCGCCGCGGTTGTCCTTGCCGCCGGCACTGCCGCTCCGGTGTACGCCGCCGAGATCGATGCCGCCGAAGTTAATGGTGCCGGGGTCGGCGGCGCGGGATACGGTTCCGGGCAGCATCCCGGAAAGGGGAAGCCGGGCTACGGGAAGCCGGGGAAACCGGGGAAGCCGGAGTACGGGAAACCGGGATACGGGAAGCCGGGGAAGCCGGGTTACGGAAAACCGGTCAAGGATGAGAGCGCGAAGCTGCGCTCGAAGGTCACCGTCAAGAACGTTTTTGAGCACTTGGAAGAGCTGCAGGAGGCGGCCGATGTGAACGGCGGCAACCGGGCCGCCGGCACCCCAGGCTACGAGGCGTCCGCGCAGTACATCGAATCGGAGCTGCGCCGGGCCGGCTACCGGCCCGTGCGGCAGGAGTTCACCTATGGCCAGTTCGAGCTGCTCGGCGAAGCGCTGGAACAAACCGCGCCCACTCCCACCGTGTACACGGCAGGGACTGACTTCACCACCATGACATTCTCCGGCGCCGGAGACGTCACCGCAGCGGTCACCCCCGTGGACATCAACCTCGCCGGCGACCGGGTCAACACCTCAGGGTGCGAGCCGGAGGACTTCATCGGCTTTGCCGCCGGAGACATTGCGCTGCTCCAGCGCGGGGAGTGTGACTTCGCCGTCAAGGTGCAGAACGCCGCCGACGCCGGAGCCGCGGGCGCGGTGCTTTTCAACCAGGGCAACACCGAGGAACGCTCCGGTATCCTCAACGGCACGCTCGGTGCCGAGGCGGCGATTCCCGCTGTCAGCGCCACCTTCGCGCTCGGCGAGGCGCTCGCCGGCACGCCGGGGGCGGAACTGCGGATCGCCGTGGACTCGGCGGTGCAGGTCATCAATTCCTTCAACGTCCTGGCGGACACCCGGACCGGGGATCCGGAGCGCACCGTCGTCGTCGGCGCCCACCTGGACTCCGTGGCCGAGGGCCCGGGGATCAACGACAACGGCAGTGGCAGCGCCGCCGTCCTGGAGACCGCGGTGCAGCTGGCCAAGAACGCCAAGAAGAATCCGCTGGAGAACCGGGTGCGCTTCGCGTTCTGGGGCAGCGAGGAGGATAGCTTGATCGGTTCGAACCACTACGTCTCCCAGCTCGACGAAGCGGGGATCGCCGGAACCCTGGCAAACCTGAACTTCGACATGGTGGGCTCACCGAACTTTGTCCGGTTTGTGTACGACGGCGACGGCGATGCCTTTGACCTGGCCGGTCCCGAGGGGTCGGCTGAGATCGAGAGCGTGTTCGAGGAGTACTTCGCCTCCCAATCCTTGGAGTCGGCGCCCACCGAGTTCAGCGGCCGGTCGGACTACTCGGCGTTCATCACGGCAGGCATTCCCGCCGGCGGCCTGTTCTCCGGTGCCGAAGACATCAAGACGGAGGAGGAAGCGGCGCTGTTCGGCGGAACGGCCGGGGAAGCGTACGACTCCTGCTACCACCAGGCTTGCGACGACCTGGGGAACGTCAGCTGGACAGCGCTGGACCAGATGTCCGACGCCGTGGCGCACTCGGTGCTGACGTTTGCCCGGACTGAGGCTGATCTGCGCGGCGGTGCCGGGGTCGATGCCCAGCAGCGGACGGCTCCGGCCGGACCGGAGCTGCAGTACCGCGGTGACGTCCTGGTGAAGTAG
- a CDS encoding SCO4848 family membrane protein, giving the protein MDNSIVLPTALAVILIIGGFWSLIVWPPYLIEAYKSPRARDEKGAPTRYLTVNLMKATTSMLFGLVTIIVGFRGLMG; this is encoded by the coding sequence GTGGATAACAGCATTGTCCTGCCCACCGCCCTGGCGGTCATCCTCATCATCGGAGGCTTCTGGAGCCTGATCGTCTGGCCGCCGTACCTGATCGAGGCCTACAAGAGCCCCCGCGCCCGGGACGAAAAGGGCGCCCCCACCCGGTACCTGACCGTGAACCTGATGAAGGCCACCACGTCCATGCTCTTCGGATTGGTCACCATCATTGTTGGTTTCCGGGGGCTCATGGGCTAA
- the deoC gene encoding deoxyribose-phosphate aldolase, whose translation MSTPIASFIDHTLLKPEASRDDILKVCAEAAEYGFKSVCVNPLWVGTVRNALKGSGVLTCSVIGFPLGATTTEVKVFEARGALQDGADEIDMVIDIAAARRHDYDALVRDIAAVADEVHTGDGILKVIIETSLLTDEQKVLACQAAVEAGADFVKTSTGFNGGGATVEDVALMRKTVGPDLGVKASGGVRSREDAQAMIDAGATRIGASSGIAIVKGGNAASDY comes from the coding sequence ATGTCTACACCCATTGCGTCCTTCATTGACCACACGCTCCTCAAGCCCGAGGCCAGCCGCGACGACATCCTGAAAGTCTGCGCCGAAGCCGCCGAGTACGGGTTCAAGTCCGTCTGTGTGAACCCGCTGTGGGTAGGCACCGTCCGCAATGCCCTCAAGGGCAGCGGCGTGCTGACCTGCTCCGTGATCGGTTTCCCGCTGGGCGCGACCACCACCGAGGTCAAGGTCTTCGAAGCCCGGGGCGCTCTGCAGGACGGCGCCGATGAGATCGACATGGTCATCGACATCGCAGCCGCCCGCCGCCACGACTACGACGCCCTGGTCCGCGACATCGCCGCCGTTGCCGACGAAGTCCATACCGGCGACGGCATCCTGAAGGTCATCATCGAAACATCGCTGCTCACCGACGAGCAGAAGGTCCTCGCCTGCCAGGCGGCCGTCGAAGCCGGCGCCGATTTCGTGAAAACCTCCACCGGATTCAACGGCGGCGGAGCCACGGTGGAGGACGTCGCACTGATGCGCAAGACGGTCGGCCCGGACCTTGGTGTGAAGGCCTCCGGCGGAGTCCGCTCGCGCGAAGACGCCCAGGCAATGATCGACGCCGGAGCCACGCGTATCGGGGCAAGCTCCGGTATCGCTATTGTTAAGGGTGGGAACGCCGCGTCGGACTACTGA
- a CDS encoding STAS/SEC14 domain-containing protein → MTQQDYKESDISTSREPESFNAAPDTGDLLEINPAAAPDVVVAPEGHLVLTLPPGGVVTGAMAATAAEEVDRLAGSNKIPMLLVLTGVEALTRGARTVFGNAGSLEAVAVLGVSPVDRVIANFLLGGNVQPCPTRYFSTEAEALAWLKRKHAVA, encoded by the coding sequence ATGACACAGCAGGACTATAAGGAAAGCGATATATCCACCTCCAGAGAGCCGGAAAGCTTTAATGCGGCCCCAGATACCGGTGACCTTCTCGAGATCAACCCCGCAGCCGCACCGGACGTCGTCGTCGCACCGGAAGGCCACCTTGTCCTGACGCTGCCGCCCGGAGGAGTGGTCACCGGGGCCATGGCCGCAACGGCAGCCGAAGAAGTGGACCGCTTGGCCGGTTCCAACAAGATACCGATGCTCCTGGTCCTGACCGGCGTTGAAGCACTGACCCGAGGCGCGCGTACCGTCTTCGGCAACGCCGGGTCACTTGAAGCCGTAGCCGTACTTGGCGTCTCGCCCGTGGACCGGGTGATCGCCAACTTCCTGCTGGGCGGCAACGTCCAGCCCTGCCCCACCCGGTATTTCTCCACCGAAGCGGAGGCCCTGGCCTGGCTGAAGAGAAAGCATGCTGTTGCCTGA